Proteins encoded by one window of Camelus bactrianus isolate YW-2024 breed Bactrian camel chromosome 9, ASM4877302v1, whole genome shotgun sequence:
- the ZNF875 gene encoding zinc finger protein 875 isoform X2, with product MASRLLKAKKEAFVAFGDVAVDFTQEEWRLLSPAQRTLHREVMMETYSHLISLEIPFSKPKLISQLERGEEPWKEERQSLLRLCPGSKLETQPCFPCPPAFSSQQALSQRVWLSHLPQLFSSLRAGNHLHPGKPYSEDQEQQQEQLFDQTCLSNKADLQEREDFKPVCGRESRSRTLEVFSSAPEEQPVRAKEDNLVVDIGPSPEEILCGLEVSGFGAIRYGELGLGFIKESNQLSLQKTHTGETPYMYREWRQGFSSMSVLIKNQRTHSAEKPYVCRECGRGFTWKSNLVTHQRTHSGEKPYVCKECGRGFTWKSNLFTHQRTHSGVRPYMCKECGQSFSLKSNLITHQRAHSGEKPYVCRECGRAFRQHSHLIRHKRIHSGEKPYVCRECEQGFSQKSHLIRHLRTHTGEKPYVCTECGRHFSWKSNLKTHQRTHSGVKPYVCLECGQCFSLKSNLNKHQRSHTGEKPFVCRECGRAFTRKSTLITHQRTHSGEKPFVCRECGRGFNDKSTLISHQRTHSGEKPFMCRECGRRFSQKPNLFRHKRAHSGDTPFVCRECGQGFCDKLTLITHQRAHSGGKPHVCRECGQGFSRQSHLIRHQRIHSGEKPYVCRKCGRGFSRKSNLIRHQRTHSG from the exons aaattccattttccaaaccaaaACTCATTTCTCAGCTGGAGCGAGGGGAAGAGCCCTGGAAAGAGGAGAGACAAAGTCTCCTGAGACTCTGCCCAG GATCAAAGCTGGAAACTCAGCCTTGTTTCCCCTGTCCTCCAGCATTCTCTAGTCAGCAAGCCCTCAGCCAACGTGTGTGGCTCAGTCATCTCCCTCAGCTGTTCTCAAGTTTACGTGCAGGAAATCATCTCCACCCAGGGAAACCCTATTCAGAAGATCAGGaacagcagcaggagcagctcttTGATCAAACCTGCTTGAGCAACAAAGCAGACCTTCAAGAGAGAGAAGATTTCAAGCCCGTGTGTGGGAGAGAAAGCAGAAGCCGGACTTTGGAGGTGTTCTCCAGCGCCCCGGAAGAACAGCCAGTAAGGGCCAAGGAAGACAACTTAGTGGTGGATATAGGGCCCAGCCCAGAGGAAATACTGTGTGGTTTAGAAGTCTCAGGATTTGGAGCAATCAGATATGGAGAGCTTGGGCTAGGCTTTATCAAGGAGTCAAACCAGCTCAGCCTCCAGAAGACACACACGGGGGAGACACCTTATATGTACAGGGAGTGGAGACAAGGCTTCAGCAGTATGTCAGTCCTCATCAAAAACCAGAGGACACACTCTGCAGAAAAGCCTTATGTGTGCAGGGAATGTGGGCGAGGCTTTACCTGGAAATCAAACCTCGTCACCCACCAGAGGACACACTCAGGGGAGAAACCTTATGTGTGCAAGGAATGTGGACGAGGCTTTACCTGGAAGTCAAACCTCTTCACACATCAGCGGACACACTCAGGGGTCAGGCCTTACATGTGCAAGGAATGTGGGCAGAGCTTTAGCCTGAAGTCGAACCTCATCACACACCAGAGGGCACACTCTGGGGAGAAGCCTTATGTTTGCAGGGAATGTGGGCGAGCCTTTCGCCAGCATTCACACCTCATCAGACATAAGAGGATACATTCAGGAGAGAAGCCTTATGTTTGCAGGGAATGTGAGCAAGGCTTTAGCCAGAAGTCACACCTCATTAGACACTTAAGgacacacacaggagagaagcctTATGTGTGCACAGAATGTGGGCGTCACTTTAGCTGGAAATCAAACCTCAAGACACACCAGCGAACACACTCAGGGGTTAAACCTTATGTGTGCCTGGAGTGTGGGCAGTGCTTTAGCCTGAAGTCAAACCTCAACAAACACCAGAGGTCACACACTGGGGAGAAGCCATTTGTATGCAGGGAGTGTGGGAGAGCATTCACCCGGAAATCAACCCTCATCACACACCAGAGGACGCACTCCGGGGAGAAGCCATTTGTATGCAGGGAGTGTGGCCGAGGCTTTAACGATAAGTCAACCCTCATCTCACACCAGAGGACACACTCAGGGGAAAAGCCTTTCATGTGCAGGGAGTGTGGCAGAAGGTTTAGCCAGAAGCCAAACCTGTTTCGGCACAAGAGGGCACACTCAGGTGATACACCCTTTGTGTGCAGGGAGTGTGGGCAAGGCTTTTGTGATAAGTTAACTCTCATTACACACCAGAGGGCACACTCAGGGGGGAAGCCCCATGTGTGCAGGGAGTGTGGACAGGGCTTTAGCCGGCAGTCACACCTAATTAGACACCAGAGGATACATTCAGGAGAGAAGCCTTATGTTTGTAGGAAGTGTGGGCGAGGATTTAGTCGGAAATCAAACCTCATCAGGCATCAGAGGACACACTCAGGATAG
- the ZNF875 gene encoding zinc finger protein 875 isoform X3, which translates to MASRLLKAKKEAFVAFGDVAVDFTQEEWRLLSPAQRTLHREVMMETYSHLISLEIPFSKPKLISQLERGEEPWKEERQSLLRLCPAGSKLETQPCFPCPPAFSSQQALSQRVWLSHLPQLFSSLRAGNHLHPGKPYSEDQEQQQEQLFDQTCLSNKADLQEREDFKPVCGRESRSRTLEVFSSAPEEQPVRAKEDNLVVDIGPSPEEILCGLEVSGFGAIRYGELGLGFIKESNQLSLQKTHTGETPYMYREWRQGFSSMSVLIKNQRTHSAEKPYVCRECGRGFTWKSNLVTHQRTHSGEKPYVCKECGRGFTWKSNLFTHQRTHSGVRPYMCKECGQSFSLKSNLITHQRAHSGEKPYVCRECGRAFRQHSHLIRHKRIHSGEKPYVCRECEQGFSQKSHLIRHLRTHTGEKPYVCTECGRHFSWKSNLKTHQRTHSGVKPYVCLECGQCFSLKSNLNKHQRSHTGEKPFVCRECGRAFTRKSTLITHQRTHSGEKPFVCRECGRGFNDKSTLISHQRTHSGEKPFMCRECGRRFSQKPNLFRHKRAHSGDTPFVCRECGQGFCDKLTLITHQRAHSGGKPHVCRECGQGFSRQSHLIRHQRIHSGEKPYVCRKCGRGFSRKSNLIRHQRTHSG; encoded by the exons aaattccattttccaaaccaaaACTCATTTCTCAGCTGGAGCGAGGGGAAGAGCCCTGGAAAGAGGAGAGACAAAGTCTCCTGAGACTCTGCCCAG CAGGATCAAAGCTGGAAACTCAGCCTTGTTTCCCCTGTCCTCCAGCATTCTCTAGTCAGCAAGCCCTCAGCCAACGTGTGTGGCTCAGTCATCTCCCTCAGCTGTTCTCAAGTTTACGTGCAGGAAATCATCTCCACCCAGGGAAACCCTATTCAGAAGATCAGGaacagcagcaggagcagctcttTGATCAAACCTGCTTGAGCAACAAAGCAGACCTTCAAGAGAGAGAAGATTTCAAGCCCGTGTGTGGGAGAGAAAGCAGAAGCCGGACTTTGGAGGTGTTCTCCAGCGCCCCGGAAGAACAGCCAGTAAGGGCCAAGGAAGACAACTTAGTGGTGGATATAGGGCCCAGCCCAGAGGAAATACTGTGTGGTTTAGAAGTCTCAGGATTTGGAGCAATCAGATATGGAGAGCTTGGGCTAGGCTTTATCAAGGAGTCAAACCAGCTCAGCCTCCAGAAGACACACACGGGGGAGACACCTTATATGTACAGGGAGTGGAGACAAGGCTTCAGCAGTATGTCAGTCCTCATCAAAAACCAGAGGACACACTCTGCAGAAAAGCCTTATGTGTGCAGGGAATGTGGGCGAGGCTTTACCTGGAAATCAAACCTCGTCACCCACCAGAGGACACACTCAGGGGAGAAACCTTATGTGTGCAAGGAATGTGGACGAGGCTTTACCTGGAAGTCAAACCTCTTCACACATCAGCGGACACACTCAGGGGTCAGGCCTTACATGTGCAAGGAATGTGGGCAGAGCTTTAGCCTGAAGTCGAACCTCATCACACACCAGAGGGCACACTCTGGGGAGAAGCCTTATGTTTGCAGGGAATGTGGGCGAGCCTTTCGCCAGCATTCACACCTCATCAGACATAAGAGGATACATTCAGGAGAGAAGCCTTATGTTTGCAGGGAATGTGAGCAAGGCTTTAGCCAGAAGTCACACCTCATTAGACACTTAAGgacacacacaggagagaagcctTATGTGTGCACAGAATGTGGGCGTCACTTTAGCTGGAAATCAAACCTCAAGACACACCAGCGAACACACTCAGGGGTTAAACCTTATGTGTGCCTGGAGTGTGGGCAGTGCTTTAGCCTGAAGTCAAACCTCAACAAACACCAGAGGTCACACACTGGGGAGAAGCCATTTGTATGCAGGGAGTGTGGGAGAGCATTCACCCGGAAATCAACCCTCATCACACACCAGAGGACGCACTCCGGGGAGAAGCCATTTGTATGCAGGGAGTGTGGCCGAGGCTTTAACGATAAGTCAACCCTCATCTCACACCAGAGGACACACTCAGGGGAAAAGCCTTTCATGTGCAGGGAGTGTGGCAGAAGGTTTAGCCAGAAGCCAAACCTGTTTCGGCACAAGAGGGCACACTCAGGTGATACACCCTTTGTGTGCAGGGAGTGTGGGCAAGGCTTTTGTGATAAGTTAACTCTCATTACACACCAGAGGGCACACTCAGGGGGGAAGCCCCATGTGTGCAGGGAGTGTGGACAGGGCTTTAGCCGGCAGTCACACCTAATTAGACACCAGAGGATACATTCAGGAGAGAAGCCTTATGTTTGTAGGAAGTGTGGGCGAGGATTTAGTCGGAAATCAAACCTCATCAGGCATCAGAGGACACACTCAGGATAG